The Arachis ipaensis cultivar K30076 chromosome B10, Araip1.1, whole genome shotgun sequence DNA window ttctcaaggaattgcagggaggtatgttcttattattggttatggagattgtaaatttgggggtttgagaaatttggagtttgggcaatgtgcacaggtatatttaaatgacaagtaaaataaattaacaataataaaatctcttggcaaggtatggagaactggaggtcctatcctagttatccttatcaattgtgatgagaattggattcttcccccaccttattaacctctaactatgaaggtaagttaagtggacaaattaattccaattttgaatcaacaatgagtttgataactcaagagttaccaaggtctcaaccaaagccaaaagagaaaaatctaaattatttatataataaaaaggagcaatcataagtctgaaatacctcaaaaatatattaaatagaaaatcaatctaaacatagagagtcataaacaaaagtgagaaaataaataaaaataaagaacctgggattgagagtcactcctaaaactaagagaaatcctaaatcctaatcctaagagagaggagagaacctctctctctaaaaactacatctactcctaaaattgtaaattatcagagcctcctcatgaatggatgcattcccccactttatagcctctaatctgtgttttctgggccacaaactgggtcagaaacagtccagaattcgctagttttgaattttaatgcgctgatttctgtcactgcgatgtggccgcatggatcacgcggtcgcgtcgcctagcgtcaggggaactataacataatatatatcaaatcgaagccccggacgttagctttccaacgcaactagaactgcgtcgtttggacctctgtagctaaagttatagccgtttgagtgcagagaggtcaggctggacagcttagcaatttctccaacttcttgcattccttccacttttgcatgctttcttcccatcctccaagccattcctgccttataatatctgaagacacttaacacacatatcaaggcatctaatggtaataagagaggattaataataagcaaatataagatcaaagaagcatgttttcaatcaaagcacataattaggaaggcaaatgtaaaaccatgcaaatagtatgaataagtgggtaaagagtagataaaaaccactcaattgagcacaagataaaccataaaatagtggtttatcaaccaccaTAGAGAAGGTGAACTACATAGGAAACTCCTCAAGAAACTCCAACAACAATCCCTATTCGAATACTTTCAATCAaggatggaggaaccaccccaattttGGGTGGAAAGATcagcagaagcctcaacaagactTCAATAACAATCAGGGTGGAatgaaccagaataggttcagtAGTAGAACCTATGAAACTTCTCAGCAACAGTTGGAGACACccaagcagagcctctctgacttggcTGCCATAGTCTCTAACCTCTCCAAGACCACTCACAATTTCATGGCTGAAACTAGGTTTTCCATTCAAAAATTGGAGATACAGgttggtcagctgagtaaaagaatcccAGAGATCCTTTCCAACACTCTTCCAAACAACACCGAGGTGAATCCcaaggaagagtgcaaggccctcaTGGTGGAGGTGGTGACTGAACCTACTGAAGAGTCTGTTGTTGAGGAGCTCAAGGAAATCAGAGCTTATGAGGAGACTGATAATGTTACCTTGCATGCCCCTTTTCTGAGAGAGGAACCTAAAGAATACTCTTCTTCAGACGAGGACGAAGAGTACAAGGAAGAGCAAATTGCTAGATACCTAGAAATCCTCAGGAAGTTAAAGGCCAACTCTTCTCATGCAGAGGCGTTGGAGGAGGGAGATGAGCCTATAGTACTGGCCAAAGAGTGCAGTGCCCTGGTTCAGAAGAAGCTTCCTCAAAATCTGCCAGGTCTCGGAAGTTTCCTGATTCCCTGTACTATAGGGACCATCACCTTTGAGAAGGCACTATATGACTTTGgctcaagcatcaacctcatgcctctctctgtaatgaagaGGCTAGGAATTTTAGAGGTGCAGCGTGCCAAgatctcattggagatggcaaACAAGTCCCAGAAAAGGGCATATGGCATGGTAGAAAAGgtcctagtgaaggttgaagacatttacatccctgctgattttgtaaTCCTAGACAATGGGGAGGATagagatgaatccatcattcttagaAGGCCTTTCCTAGACACTGATAAGGCCATTATTGATGTGAAAAGAGGAGAGCTAGTCTTGAGACTACATGAGAATTGTATCTTGTTCAAGATACCCAACCCTCATTCTCCCTCTGACAGAGTTGGTACCACTGTACAACACATAGTATTTCAGCCTTCTCTCTCAGTGCAGAGCTTCACTGAGCCCCCAGAcaccaactctaagtttggtgttgggcaaacatcatcaagcactgagaaggaaggtactaagaagaaggtacctaaaggctggagggaca harbors:
- the LOC107620838 gene encoding uncharacterized protein LOC107620838, translated to MNQNRFSSRTYETSQQQLETPKQSLSDLAAIVSNLSKTTHNFMAETRFSIQKLEIQVGQLSKRIPEILSNTLPNNTEVNPKEECKALMVEVVTEPTEESVVEELKEIRAYEETDNVTLHAPFLREEPKEYSSSDEDEEYKEEQIARYLEILRKLKANSSHAEALEEGDEPIVLAKECSALVQKKLPQNLPGLGSFLIPCTIGTITFEKALYDFGSSINLMPLSVMKRLGILEVQRAKISLEMANKSQKRAYGMVEKVLVKVEDIYIPADFVILDNGEDRDESIILRRPFLDTDKAIIDVKRGELVLRLHENCILFKIPNPHSPSDRVGTTHLEQ